The following proteins are co-located in the Helicobacter jaachi genome:
- the rplT gene encoding 50S ribosomal protein L20 codes for MRVKTGVVRRRRHKKILKLARGFYSGRHKHFRKAKEQLERSMCYAFRDRKQKKRDFRRLWITRINAACKINGTSYSRFMHALKLANIELDRKVLADMAMNDAHAFNAILGSVKDKLK; via the coding sequence ATGAGAGTAAAAACAGGCGTTGTTCGACGAAGAAGACATAAAAAGATTCTAAAACTTGCTCGAGGCTTTTATAGCGGGCGTCATAAGCATTTTAGAAAGGCAAAAGAGCAGCTTGAGCGCAGCATGTGCTATGCGTTCCGCGATAGGAAGCAAAAGAAGCGTGATTTTAGGCGATTGTGGATTACGCGTATTAATGCGGCTTGCAAAATCAATGGCACGAGCTATTCGCGCTTTATGCACGCGTTAAAGCTAGCTAATATCGAGCTTGATAGAAAAGTGCTAGCGGATATGGCGATGAATGATGCTCATGCGTTTAATGCGATTCTAGGCAGTGTCAAAGATAAATTAAAATAA
- a CDS encoding metallophosphoesterase: MQDIPQFAQMQNAAFPFLGSVLFILLHIYMYKALLKSLSTKPFVRLVWKALTAINALCCIAYLFLRDSAQVPQAIYFLLSLSLGITFLLTMAALLYQCCSLIIMTFRSKSARSRARHRAKVSIFILSLIMLGIGTYNGVKKPTIVHKTLEIEGLSTPFRVAVLSDVHIGGLIEQNRVKQIVEMTNELDADMIFLTGDIVDAPLKHVELAVNELQHLKAREGVFYILGNHEYFHDIYNIIEKLKGLGFHVLINESYTIADTLNIVGLADFMGLRVGYLQPDIKQALQHINPNVPTILLAHQPKIIYSLQAPFDKIDLVLSGHTHGGQIFPFSLAMLLQQPYISGLHTLENLHKTKVYVSQGTGFWGPPMRIGSECEITLLELVPPQ; this comes from the coding sequence ATGCAGGATATTCCACAATTTGCGCAAATGCAAAATGCCGCCTTTCCATTTTTAGGCTCTGTGCTATTTATTTTGCTACATATTTATATGTATAAAGCCCTGCTTAAATCCCTATCCACTAAGCCATTTGTTCGCCTCGTGTGGAAAGCGCTTACCGCCATAAACGCCCTATGCTGCATTGCTTATTTATTTTTGCGCGATAGTGCGCAAGTCCCACAAGCCATATATTTTCTGCTTTCACTTTCTTTGGGTATAACTTTCTTGCTTACAATGGCAGCCCTGCTCTATCAATGCTGCTCCCTTATTATTATGACCTTTCGTTCCAAATCTGCCCGCTCACGCGCACGCCATAGGGCAAAAGTGAGTATCTTTATCCTAAGCCTTATAATGCTTGGCATTGGCACTTACAATGGCGTAAAAAAGCCCACTATCGTGCATAAGACACTAGAGATTGAGGGTCTAAGCACGCCTTTTAGAGTAGCAGTGCTTAGCGATGTGCATATCGGCGGGCTTATAGAGCAAAACAGGGTAAAACAAATAGTAGAAATGACAAATGAGCTTGATGCGGATATGATTTTTCTCACGGGCGATATTGTCGATGCACCGCTAAAGCATGTGGAGCTAGCCGTTAATGAGCTGCAACATCTTAAAGCGCGCGAGGGAGTTTTTTATATCCTAGGCAATCATGAGTATTTTCACGATATTTATAATATTATTGAGAAGCTTAAAGGGCTAGGCTTTCATGTGCTTATCAATGAAAGCTACACCATTGCTGATACGCTTAATATCGTAGGCTTGGCTGATTTTATGGGGCTGCGCGTGGGCTATTTGCAGCCTGATATAAAGCAGGCATTACAGCATATTAATCCAAATGTGCCCACCATTCTCCTAGCCCATCAGCCCAAAATCATTTACTCCCTTCAAGCGCCATTTGACAAAATTGATTTAGTGCTAAGCGGACATACACATGGAGGGCAAATCTTTCCTTTTTCACTTGCTATGCTTTTGCAGCAGCCCTATATTTCAGGCTTGCACACGCTTGAAAATCTCCATAAGACAAAAGTGTATGTCTCGCAAGGCACAGGATTTTGGGGACCACCTATGCGCATTGGAAGCGAATGCGAAATCACTCTGCTTGAGCTTGTGCCCCCGCAGTAG
- a CDS encoding DUF2393 domain-containing protein, whose translation MFENIKALLLQMVSYLSVYEIGALLAGFFVFIMIFTLGLLLRGWRFLARFCFLLSMAVIFAMPFVLHFVMRDILYKIDVNITSAHAMQYTKGFFVSGSITHKGKVAINECHIAVNEVRDEKGSVALGVLNSILPKHSSYITIDIDIEVGESKDFAVIVPKVEGKEPFLYRIYVDCYLSNKFAQKMQSKHVKGISSHNPQAPTQPTMPTHTQNTATLIDKKDDIESTPNNTQDSIKDSTTAGAQAQAE comes from the coding sequence ATGTTTGAAAATATCAAAGCACTTCTTTTGCAAATGGTCTCGTATTTGTCTGTGTATGAAATAGGCGCGCTGCTTGCGGGATTTTTTGTATTTATTATGATTTTTACGCTGGGGTTATTGCTCAGAGGTTGGCGATTTCTGGCGCGATTTTGTTTTTTGCTTTCTATGGCGGTGATTTTTGCTATGCCTTTTGTGCTGCATTTTGTTATGCGCGATATTTTGTATAAAATTGATGTAAATATTACAAGTGCGCACGCTATGCAATATACAAAGGGCTTTTTTGTTAGTGGGAGCATTACCCATAAAGGCAAGGTTGCCATTAATGAATGCCATATTGCTGTAAATGAGGTGCGAGATGAAAAGGGTAGCGTGGCGCTTGGCGTGTTAAATAGCATTTTGCCTAAACATTCATCATATATTACCATTGATATTGACATTGAAGTAGGGGAGAGCAAGGATTTTGCTGTGATAGTGCCTAAGGTAGAGGGGAAAGAGCCATTTTTGTATAGAATCTATGTCGATTGCTATTTGTCTAATAAATTTGCACAAAAAATGCAGAGCAAGCACGTAAAGGGCATTTCATCACATAATCCACAAGCGCCCACACAGCCTACAATGCCCACACATACGCAAAATACTGCCACGCTTATCGATAAGAAAGATGATATAGAATCTACGCCAAATAACACACAAGATTCTATAAAAGATAGCACTACTGCGGGGGCACAAGCTCAAGCAGAGTGA
- the hisIE gene encoding bifunctional phosphoribosyl-AMP cyclohydrolase/phosphoribosyl-ATP diphosphatase HisIE: protein MQDGFERIEWERYELIPTIVQEYQTHKVLMLAYSSKQSLELTLQTHLAHYFSRSKHRIWQKGEQSGHIQRIKEIRLDCDNDSLLFIVEQVGVACHTGEKSCFFQSYLPTLGAQPTNLASQPQKLPIYHILDELYHTIEQRRGESVERSYTASLLAKGANGVGKKIIEEAGELSFALKDGQKEEIIYECADLFYHILVGLALEHISPELVLQELRRRTAQSGIDEKASRKNK, encoded by the coding sequence ATGCAAGATGGCTTTGAGCGCATTGAGTGGGAGCGGTATGAGCTTATCCCCACTATCGTGCAGGAATACCAAACTCACAAAGTGCTTATGCTCGCATACTCTTCAAAGCAATCTCTTGAGCTTACATTGCAAACGCACTTAGCGCATTATTTTTCTCGCTCCAAACATAGAATCTGGCAAAAGGGTGAGCAAAGCGGACATATACAGCGCATCAAAGAAATACGCCTTGATTGCGATAATGATAGCTTGCTTTTTATTGTGGAGCAAGTGGGCGTAGCGTGCCACACAGGAGAAAAAAGCTGCTTTTTTCAATCATATTTGCCAACACTAGGCGCACAGCCTACAAATTTAGCTTCCCAACCCCAAAAATTACCTATTTATCATATTTTAGATGAGTTGTATCATACCATTGAGCAAAGGCGCGGGGAGAGTGTGGAGCGCTCATATACGGCTTCTTTGCTAGCAAAAGGCGCAAATGGAGTGGGCAAAAAAATTATTGAAGAGGCAGGGGAGCTAAGCTTCGCGCTAAAAGATGGGCAAAAAGAGGAAATTATCTATGAATGCGCGGATTTATTTTATCATATCCTTGTAGGCTTAGCCTTAGAGCATATTTCGCCTGAATTGGTTTTACAAGAATTGCGCAGACGCACTGCGCAAAGTGGCATAGACGAAAAAGCCTCGCGCAAAAATAAATAA
- a CDS encoding prohibitin family protein has product MPIDLNEHLKKKRAQLDEKNANSKAEDNRGNGGGNRPTNNRGNNNGGGFNIESLPMPSMPSGKWLGVIIIVALLFIIFIAARPFVIVNAGEVGIKVTTGQYNPVPLEPGLHFFVPIIQDVIIVDAKVRTINFSRSEDMGSVGREQSILRNDAINVMDTSGMTISIELTVQYQLVREKVPATIAEYGTLWEQKIINPVIRDVVRSAVGNYPTEELPTKRDEVANLIYTGFKNKLDATPNQPVRLVSIQLREIVLPEQVKTRIEGVELAKRDAQKAKEEANALRERAKGKADALEIEAKGQSEANKLVNESLSQRLLELRQIETQGKFNEALKDNANAQIFLTPGGAVPNIWVDSKSKQKNAIVGQ; this is encoded by the coding sequence ATGCCCATTGATTTAAATGAACATCTTAAAAAGAAACGCGCCCAGCTTGATGAAAAGAATGCTAATAGCAAGGCTGAAGATAATAGGGGGAATGGTGGGGGTAATCGCCCAACTAATAATCGAGGCAATAACAATGGAGGGGGATTTAATATAGAATCTTTGCCCATGCCCTCTATGCCTAGTGGCAAATGGCTTGGGGTGATTATTATTGTCGCGCTGCTTTTTATTATTTTTATCGCGGCGCGTCCATTTGTGATTGTCAATGCCGGTGAAGTGGGCATCAAAGTAACCACAGGGCAGTATAATCCTGTGCCGCTTGAGCCGGGCTTGCACTTTTTTGTGCCTATTATTCAAGATGTGATTATTGTTGATGCAAAGGTGAGGACGATTAACTTTTCGCGCAGCGAGGATATGGGAAGCGTAGGCAGGGAGCAGAGTATTTTACGCAATGATGCGATTAATGTTATGGATACAAGTGGTATGACTATTTCTATAGAACTCACCGTGCAATATCAACTTGTGCGCGAGAAAGTGCCTGCAACCATTGCTGAATATGGCACACTATGGGAGCAAAAGATTATTAATCCTGTAATTCGCGATGTTGTGCGTAGTGCTGTGGGTAATTATCCCACAGAGGAGCTACCTACAAAGCGCGATGAAGTGGCAAATCTTATCTACACAGGCTTTAAAAACAAACTTGATGCAACGCCAAATCAACCTGTTAGGCTAGTATCTATCCAGCTGCGTGAAATTGTTTTGCCCGAACAAGTAAAAACGCGCATTGAGGGTGTGGAGCTTGCTAAAAGAGATGCGCAAAAGGCTAAAGAAGAGGCAAATGCACTGCGCGAGCGCGCAAAGGGTAAGGCTGACGCGCTAGAGATTGAGGCAAAAGGGCAGAGCGAGGCAAATAAGTTAGTGAATGAAAGCCTCTCGCAACGCTTACTTGAGTTGCGACAGATTGAAACACAAGGCAAATTTAATGAGGCATTAAAAGACAATGCAAATGCGCAGATTTTCCTAACACCCGGCGGGGCAGTGCCAAATATCTGGGTAGATTCTAAAAGCAAGCAGAAAAATGCAATTGTAGGGCAGTAG
- a CDS encoding branched-chain amino acid transaminase, with product MKEAQFIWKDGKLVPWAEATTHILTHTLHYGNAVFEGTRAYMTKRGLAIFRLEAHTKRLLDSAKIVCIKSPYTQAQLESAQIELLRANRADYKGNVYIRPIIYLGYGVMGLNHISAPVNAAIAAWEWGAYLGEDGIANGIKVKTSSFVRNPIKAIMGKAKVAANYLNSQMAKHEAISCGCDEALLLDDNGFVAEGSGECFFIVRNGKLITPPYDNTLESITQATTIEIAKDMGIPLEQRRITRDEVYIADEAFFTGTAAEITPIRELDARAIGSGSAGEITKSLQKAYFDVVNGENPKYAHYLTYIDEEK from the coding sequence ATGAAAGAAGCGCAATTCATTTGGAAAGATGGCAAGCTTGTGCCGTGGGCAGAGGCTACCACGCATATCCTTACGCACACTTTACATTATGGCAATGCTGTGTTTGAAGGCACAAGGGCGTATATGACTAAGAGAGGCTTAGCGATTTTTCGCCTTGAAGCACACACAAAACGGCTCTTAGATTCTGCAAAAATTGTTTGTATTAAATCGCCCTACACACAAGCACAATTAGAATCTGCACAAATTGAGCTATTGCGCGCTAATAGGGCAGACTATAAGGGCAATGTATATATACGCCCTATTATTTATTTAGGCTATGGAGTAATGGGACTTAATCATATTAGTGCGCCTGTGAATGCGGCTATTGCGGCGTGGGAGTGGGGCGCGTATTTGGGTGAAGATGGCATTGCTAATGGCATTAAGGTAAAAACAAGCTCTTTTGTGCGCAACCCTATTAAAGCAATTATGGGCAAAGCAAAGGTAGCAGCAAATTATTTAAACTCTCAAATGGCAAAGCATGAGGCGATTTCTTGCGGATGTGATGAGGCGTTACTCCTTGATGATAATGGCTTTGTAGCAGAGGGTAGCGGAGAGTGCTTTTTTATCGTAAGAAATGGCAAGCTCATCACGCCTCCTTATGATAATACTTTAGAATCTATCACGCAGGCTACGACTATTGAGATTGCCAAAGATATGGGTATTCCTTTGGAGCAGCGGCGTATTACGCGTGATGAAGTGTATATTGCTGATGAGGCGTTTTTCACAGGCACAGCAGCGGAGATTACGCCTATTAGGGAGCTTGATGCGCGTGCAATTGGCAGCGGGAGTGCTGGGGAGATTACTAAATCTTTGCAAAAGGCATACTTTGATGTAGTGAACGGAGAAAATCCCAAATACGCGCATTACTTAACTTATATTGACGAGGAGAAATAA
- the abc-f gene encoding ribosomal protection-like ABC-F family protein, whose amino-acid sequence MNLLSLQEVSKQYEHRILLKNISLNIAQGERIAVIGKNGSGKSSLLNIIAGKLSFDSGERMGLKHLHILSLAQKPIFKPQASVISVLIESMGKLKSAYERLELLQTQMAQTSAPSKDMLEEYAKLSAYLDEHRGWDLQSRAEEILAYFELEGFKDRLANSLSGGEQKRVALASLLLEPCDILLLDEPTNHLDVEMVAFLENYLLQSHKTLVFISHDRYFIDKVATRIVEIDEGQLRSFEGGYLQYLSKKEEILKHLSKAHEKLLKLLKNEEQWLRQGVKARLKRNEGRKNKILQMREEAKKNPSTIRKMRLELEREQKAFNREEGINNQKCLFEIEHLHKSIAGKVLFKDLNLRILRGDRIAIVGKNGSGKSSLLKILLGEQSADSGVVKKGDIRIGYFEQHTNMLDDKKDLLETFCPNGGEHIEVRGKHMHIYGYLKNFLFPKEFLTHKIGSLSGGEKNRVALALLFTKEVDVFILDEPTNDLDIQTINIIEEYLLSLSNAVIFVSHDRYFVDKLAHKLLVFEGDGEVVQSHILYSQYLEIAQNLREISEFEQTLSQNIESKKLDSIKHKPDAPKKPQKLSYKQKLALQSLPLEIEELEQKQKALKEALSNPQIYEQQGISTLAKELADVENELESKIAQYLDLEEQNMQLSQAT is encoded by the coding sequence ATGAATCTCCTCTCCCTGCAAGAAGTAAGCAAGCAGTATGAACATAGAATCTTACTTAAAAATATCTCTCTTAATATCGCTCAAGGTGAGCGTATTGCTGTTATTGGTAAAAATGGCTCTGGTAAGTCAAGCTTATTAAATATCATCGCTGGAAAGCTTAGTTTTGATAGCGGCGAGCGTATGGGATTAAAGCATTTACATATTTTATCTTTAGCACAAAAGCCTATTTTTAAACCTCAAGCAAGCGTGATTAGCGTGCTTATAGAAAGTATGGGCAAGCTTAAAAGCGCGTATGAAAGATTGGAGCTTTTACAAACGCAAATGGCGCAAACTAGCGCGCCTAGCAAAGATATGCTAGAAGAGTATGCAAAGCTTAGCGCGTATCTTGATGAGCATAGGGGCTGGGATTTGCAAAGTAGGGCGGAGGAGATTTTAGCATACTTTGAGCTAGAAGGCTTTAAAGATAGGCTAGCTAATTCTCTAAGTGGGGGTGAGCAAAAGCGCGTAGCATTAGCAAGTCTGCTGCTAGAGCCTTGCGATATTTTGCTCCTTGATGAGCCAACCAATCACCTTGATGTAGAAATGGTGGCATTTTTAGAAAATTATTTGTTGCAATCTCATAAGACTTTAGTTTTTATTAGCCATGATAGGTATTTTATTGATAAAGTTGCTACGCGCATTGTTGAGATTGATGAGGGGCAATTGCGCAGTTTTGAGGGTGGATATTTACAATATTTGAGCAAAAAAGAGGAGATTTTAAAGCATTTAAGCAAAGCGCATGAAAAACTTCTAAAACTTTTAAAAAATGAGGAGCAGTGGCTAAGGCAGGGCGTTAAGGCACGATTAAAGCGTAATGAGGGACGAAAAAATAAAATTTTGCAAATGCGTGAGGAAGCAAAGAAAAATCCCTCCACCATACGCAAAATGCGTCTTGAACTCGAGCGCGAGCAAAAAGCGTTTAATAGAGAAGAGGGGATAAATAATCAAAAATGCTTGTTTGAGATTGAGCATTTGCATAAAAGCATTGCGGGCAAGGTGTTGTTTAAAGATTTAAATTTGAGAATCTTGCGGGGCGATAGGATAGCTATTGTGGGTAAAAATGGCTCTGGCAAGTCAAGTTTATTAAAAATTCTGCTAGGCGAGCAGAGTGCAGATTCTGGAGTGGTAAAAAAGGGCGACATACGCATAGGATACTTTGAGCAGCATACCAATATGCTTGATGATAAAAAGGATTTATTAGAGACTTTTTGCCCAAATGGCGGTGAGCATATTGAGGTGCGCGGCAAGCATATGCACATATATGGGTATTTGAAAAATTTTCTTTTCCCTAAAGAGTTTCTCACACATAAAATTGGCTCGCTTAGCGGCGGGGAAAAAAACCGTGTGGCGTTAGCATTGCTTTTTACTAAGGAAGTAGATGTGTTTATCCTTGATGAGCCTACAAATGATTTAGATATACAAACTATTAATATCATTGAGGAATATCTCCTAAGCCTTTCAAACGCGGTCATTTTTGTAAGTCATGATAGGTATTTTGTGGATAAACTCGCGCATAAATTGCTTGTCTTTGAGGGCGATGGTGAGGTGGTGCAAAGCCATATTTTGTATAGTCAATATTTAGAGATTGCACAGAATCTACGCGAGATTAGCGAGTTTGAGCAGACATTATCCCAAAATATAGAATCTAAAAAGCTAGATTCTATAAAACACAAGCCAGATGCGCCAAAGAAGCCTCAAAAGCTAAGCTATAAGCAAAAGCTTGCCCTGCAGTCTCTACCCCTTGAAATTGAGGAATTAGAGCAAAAGCAAAAGGCATTAAAAGAGGCTTTGAGTAATCCGCAAATTTATGAGCAACAGGGCATTAGCACGCTAGCAAAAGAGCTTGCAGATGTAGAAAATGAGTTAGAATCTAAAATCGCGCAGTATTTAGATTTGGAGGAGCAAAATATGCAATTAAGCCAAGCGACATAG